A region of Chitinophaga horti DNA encodes the following proteins:
- a CDS encoding DUF1328 domain-containing protein, which produces MLRWAVIFFIVAIIAAIFGFGGIAAGAVSIAKILFFVFVVLFLISLISGLARR; this is translated from the coding sequence ATGTTACGTTGGGCAGTTATATTTTTTATCGTAGCGATTATCGCAGCCATTTTTGGATTCGGTGGTATCGCAGCTGGTGCAGTATCTATTGCTAAGATCCTGTTCTTTGTTTTCGTAGTACTGTTCCTCATTTCCTTGATCTCAGGACTGGCTAGAAGATAA
- a CDS encoding SelT/SelW/SelH family protein translates to MKPVVTITYCPKCGWLLRAAYMAQELLTTFEEDLGGVTLKPAEIAGSYQVFVDDFMLFDRKREGRFPDIKELKQLVRDRVNPGKSLGHSDRKTEG, encoded by the coding sequence ATGAAACCAGTTGTTACCATTACGTATTGCCCGAAGTGTGGCTGGCTGTTGCGGGCGGCTTATATGGCCCAGGAACTGTTAACTACATTCGAAGAAGATCTTGGCGGCGTTACGTTAAAGCCGGCTGAAATTGCGGGTAGTTACCAGGTTTTCGTGGATGATTTTATGCTGTTCGATCGTAAGCGGGAAGGGCGTTTCCCCGACATTAAAGAGCTGAAACAACTCGTGCGCGATCGGGTTAATCCTGGTAAAAGTCTGGGGCATTCGGACCGCAAAACAGAAGGTTAA
- a CDS encoding zinc-dependent peptidase yields the protein MEPGYFLGIVVLIVVLVIWRRKSKQRARKELAVPSNYIELLAQTVPYYQRLSDPEKSRFAAQVKSFLETVNIEGVRTSVEPLDRILVAAASVIPSFGFQDWKYFNLTNIILYPGAFDEEYRLDGERRPIAGMVGSGALNGQMLLSRPAVRAGFFDIHGKHNTAVHEFVHLLDKADGIVDGVPEKFLRHTQTEEWEQIVAHEIEMIDQGESDINPYGATNHGEFLAVASEYFFQQPERMKENHPDLFRMLSLIFHQQLA from the coding sequence ATGGAACCGGGATATTTTTTAGGGATTGTAGTGTTGATCGTCGTGCTGGTCATCTGGCGGCGTAAATCCAAACAGCGTGCGCGCAAAGAACTGGCTGTGCCGTCTAACTATATTGAATTGCTGGCGCAAACGGTCCCATATTATCAGCGGTTAAGCGATCCCGAAAAGTCGCGGTTTGCCGCGCAGGTAAAATCTTTTTTAGAAACCGTGAACATCGAAGGCGTAAGGACCAGCGTGGAACCGCTGGACCGCATACTGGTAGCTGCAGCATCTGTTATTCCGTCCTTCGGTTTCCAGGACTGGAAATATTTCAACCTCACGAATATTATTTTGTACCCGGGCGCATTTGACGAGGAATATCGTTTGGATGGCGAGCGTCGACCGATTGCCGGTATGGTCGGCAGCGGCGCTTTGAACGGGCAGATGTTGCTTTCACGGCCAGCGGTGCGTGCAGGCTTCTTTGACATTCATGGTAAACATAATACCGCTGTGCACGAATTCGTGCATTTGCTGGATAAGGCGGACGGTATCGTGGATGGCGTGCCTGAAAAATTCTTGCGCCACACACAAACCGAGGAATGGGAACAAATTGTAGCGCATGAAATTGAAATGATCGATCAGGGTGAGTCAGATATTAATCCGTACGGCGCCACCAATCATGGCGAGTTTCTTGCGGTGGCATCGGAGTATTTTTTTCAACAGCCCGAACGGATGAAGGAAAATCATCCTGATCTGTTCCGGATGTTGTCGCTGATATTTCATCAACAACTCGCATAA
- a CDS encoding VOC family protein, translating to MSNAKIPLGHQTVVPYLILDGAAKFLQFVKTVLNAEEKYNYPREEDPAKIMHGEVRIGTATIMFADATDKYGVQTAGLYVYVDDADATYKKALAAGAESVTEMADQPYGRSGGVKDPTGVTWWLTTVK from the coding sequence ATGTCAAACGCAAAAATTCCACTAGGCCACCAGACCGTCGTTCCATATCTGATCCTGGATGGCGCCGCCAAATTCCTGCAGTTTGTGAAAACCGTACTCAACGCCGAAGAAAAATACAATTATCCGCGTGAAGAAGACCCTGCGAAAATTATGCATGGCGAAGTGCGCATCGGTACCGCGACAATCATGTTTGCTGATGCGACCGACAAATACGGCGTTCAAACCGCTGGCTTGTACGTGTACGTTGATGATGCTGACGCCACCTACAAAAAAGCCCTCGCCGCCGGTGCCGAATCTGTCACTGAAATGGCTGACCAGCCGTACGGCCGTTCGGGCGGTGTTAAAGATCCGACTGGCGTAACCTGGTGGTTGACGACTGTTAAGTAA
- a CDS encoding TonB-dependent receptor, which translates to MKINGFKIASSNVVSLWLAITFIFSSMQLSAQNSQQQINISRATITVKSLLEEAERQSGFSFIYSNKFSGIDKTVTLSNTSGSLKDILADVSGKAQLRFEFTGNQITVREISRKESGQVRGQVMTVDSEPAAGAKVTLKGAGVSTLTDDNGIYILKAPAGSYMLELQYPGLPPLTQQINLTDGKLITADFSLYANSRQLQQFEVNANRSRFAKKESNNIAKLPIKNLENPQVYTTVSSELIKEQVITDIGNAIKNMPGIYKIQGNRGINTDGTSSYTIRGFRTEASMMDGVPGQTNGEIDPANIERIEVLKGPSATLYGSTLTSFGGLINIVSKKPMEAFGGEVSYTAGSFNLNRITADVHGPVSKDSSLLFRVNTAYQNTSSWQDAGFRKSMFIAPALHYRAGDRLNIFLNAEFYQTESTNPSSIFLNRVRPFIAQSPDELNFDWKRSYTSSDITMKNPTMNARAQVLYKISDQWTSQTIISTNTRKSDGYYQYQFIRKAASEDSLERTVSLQNTSNTAIDIQQNFTGDFRIGTLRNRLVVGFDYVNMRVSNDNSPYIAFDFVDGSLAADPNYVKISRYALDARLNSSTLAPTRNHGSSEIFSVYASDVINVTDRLLAMMSVRLDKFSSKGTINHATNQPIVNSKFDKSAVSPKFGLVYQVVKEQISLFANYMNGFAYVQPVTQSLPGLSGAMKPQQANQFEGGVKLDLFRSKLSFTASYYDITVDNMTRQESITVEGTRYDITVQNGTQDSRGIEFELIANPLPGLNLLAGYAYNDSKLVKAASNVEGRRPPSAGPANLANAWISYTQPRGKVKGLGVGIGGNYVGEHLTSNTTVTGIFTLPSYTILNATVFYDTKRFRLGVKADNLTDQLYFAGQGVLTPQLPFNMNANVTVKF; encoded by the coding sequence ATGAAAATTAATGGCTTTAAGATAGCCAGCAGCAATGTTGTGTCCCTATGGCTCGCCATCACTTTTATTTTTAGTTCGATGCAGTTGTCTGCCCAAAACAGTCAGCAGCAAATCAATATCAGTCGTGCTACCATTACCGTTAAATCCTTGCTGGAAGAAGCTGAGCGCCAGTCAGGATTCAGTTTCATTTACAGCAACAAATTTTCCGGCATCGATAAGACGGTTACGCTTAGTAATACCAGCGGTAGCTTAAAAGATATTCTGGCGGATGTAAGTGGTAAAGCGCAGTTGCGTTTTGAGTTTACAGGCAACCAGATCACCGTTCGTGAAATATCCAGAAAAGAAAGTGGCCAGGTGCGCGGACAGGTAATGACGGTCGACAGTGAGCCTGCAGCGGGTGCAAAAGTAACCCTGAAAGGCGCCGGCGTCAGCACGCTGACCGACGACAATGGTATCTACATCCTGAAGGCGCCGGCCGGTTCGTACATGTTGGAGCTGCAATATCCAGGGCTGCCGCCATTAACGCAGCAAATCAATTTAACGGATGGTAAACTTATCACCGCAGATTTTTCCCTGTACGCCAACAGCCGCCAGCTGCAACAGTTTGAGGTGAATGCGAACCGCAGTCGTTTCGCTAAAAAAGAGAGTAACAATATCGCCAAACTGCCCATCAAAAACCTGGAGAATCCGCAAGTATATACCACCGTTTCTTCTGAGCTGATCAAAGAACAGGTGATTACCGATATTGGCAACGCGATCAAAAATATGCCGGGCATTTACAAAATTCAGGGTAACCGCGGCATCAATACGGACGGAACATCGTCATATACCATCAGGGGTTTCCGGACGGAAGCGTCGATGATGGATGGCGTACCCGGACAAACCAACGGGGAGATCGACCCGGCCAATATCGAAAGGATAGAAGTGCTGAAAGGTCCGTCTGCCACACTTTACGGCAGCACGCTCACTTCCTTTGGCGGCTTGATCAACATTGTATCGAAGAAACCGATGGAAGCTTTCGGCGGCGAGGTGAGTTATACTGCGGGCAGCTTCAACCTGAACCGTATTACCGCCGATGTACACGGGCCGGTGAGTAAAGACAGCAGCCTGCTGTTTCGCGTGAACACAGCTTATCAGAATACAAGCAGCTGGCAGGACGCGGGTTTCAGGAAATCGATGTTTATCGCCCCGGCCTTACATTACCGCGCGGGTGACCGGCTGAACATCTTCCTGAACGCGGAGTTTTACCAGACAGAAAGCACGAATCCTTCGTCGATCTTCCTCAATCGTGTGCGTCCGTTTATTGCGCAGTCACCGGATGAGCTGAACTTTGACTGGAAACGTTCGTACACGAGCAGCGACATCACGATGAAAAACCCAACGATGAACGCCCGTGCGCAAGTGCTGTATAAAATCTCCGACCAGTGGACGTCGCAGACGATCATTTCTACCAATACCCGTAAGTCTGACGGCTATTATCAATACCAGTTTATCCGCAAAGCGGCGAGTGAAGATTCACTGGAAAGAACAGTGAGCCTGCAAAACACCAGCAATACCGCGATCGACATCCAACAGAACTTTACCGGCGATTTCAGGATTGGTACGCTGCGTAACAGGCTGGTCGTAGGTTTTGATTACGTGAATATGCGTGTAAGCAATGATAATTCTCCATACATCGCGTTCGACTTTGTAGATGGCAGCCTGGCTGCTGATCCGAACTATGTAAAAATATCCCGCTACGCACTGGACGCACGTTTGAACAGCTCTACGCTGGCGCCGACGCGTAATCACGGTTCCAGCGAAATATTCAGCGTGTATGCGTCGGACGTTATAAATGTAACCGATCGTTTACTCGCGATGATGAGTGTTCGTCTCGACAAATTCAGCTCGAAAGGAACAATTAATCACGCCACCAATCAGCCGATAGTCAACAGCAAGTTCGACAAATCTGCCGTATCGCCTAAATTCGGTTTGGTGTACCAGGTAGTAAAAGAGCAGATCAGTTTGTTCGCCAACTACATGAACGGCTTTGCTTACGTACAGCCCGTAACACAGTCGTTACCCGGACTGTCAGGCGCCATGAAACCACAACAGGCTAATCAGTTTGAAGGAGGGGTGAAACTGGACCTGTTCCGCAGTAAACTGAGTTTTACCGCCAGCTACTACGATATCACTGTCGACAATATGACCCGGCAGGAATCCATCACCGTGGAAGGAACAAGGTATGACATCACTGTACAGAACGGCACGCAAGACAGCCGCGGGATTGAATTCGAACTCATCGCCAATCCATTACCCGGATTGAACTTGCTTGCTGGCTACGCCTATAATGACAGCAAACTGGTGAAAGCAGCATCGAACGTGGAAGGCCGCCGTCCGCCATCTGCAGGTCCTGCGAACCTGGCAAACGCCTGGATCAGTTATACGCAACCCCGTGGCAAAGTGAAAGGCCTGGGTGTGGGCATAGGGGGCAACTACGTCGGAGAACATTTGACGTCTAACACAACTGTTACGGGCATATTCACGCTGCCATCTTACACAATCCTTAACGCGACCGTGTTTTACGATACCAAACGTTTCAGGCTGGGCGTGAAGGCCGACAACCTGACCGATCAACTTTATTTTGCGGGACAGGGCGTGTTAACGCCGCAATTGCCGTTCAACATGAATGCGAACGTGACTGTGAAGTTTTAA
- a CDS encoding FecR family protein, which translates to MNKELLDKYFSGECTEREAAEIERWLGTHEPLPTPGAPVNEATGKAIWKSLRQKINVRDRRPYLRMAAAAATLLAVATTLYVTLNRSSTAITWQTINNPGGKEVRITLPDNSVIQLNGGTTLQYPSAFRDERTVKLLAGEAFFDIAQDAKWPFFVETAGEGRIQVLGTSFNVKYTRQSTLELTLASGKIKFSTAAQQVALMPGQQLTYTLASKEISPAITADTGVVLSWTGNLLHFRNTPLKEVFEALESRYGVTFEIAEPLTPQTISGKFSSRSLEEILSLIEKTTDVKFKLQEKRVTVTR; encoded by the coding sequence ATGAACAAGGAGCTTCTTGACAAATACTTTTCCGGAGAATGTACCGAACGCGAAGCGGCCGAGATCGAGCGCTGGCTCGGTACGCACGAGCCGTTGCCTACACCCGGTGCGCCCGTCAATGAGGCTACAGGCAAGGCGATCTGGAAGTCATTACGTCAAAAAATAAATGTACGTGATCGACGCCCTTACCTGCGTATGGCGGCGGCGGCAGCCACTTTACTCGCCGTCGCGACCACGCTTTACGTCACATTGAACCGGTCTTCAACAGCCATTACCTGGCAAACGATCAACAACCCGGGTGGGAAGGAAGTAAGAATCACCTTGCCCGATAACAGCGTGATACAACTTAACGGCGGCACAACCTTACAATACCCGAGCGCGTTCCGTGATGAGCGTACGGTGAAATTGCTAGCAGGTGAAGCGTTCTTTGATATTGCACAGGATGCAAAATGGCCGTTTTTCGTGGAAACGGCGGGAGAGGGGCGAATACAGGTATTGGGCACCAGCTTCAATGTAAAATACACCCGGCAGTCGACGCTAGAACTGACGCTCGCGAGCGGCAAGATCAAATTCTCTACCGCAGCGCAGCAGGTGGCCCTGATGCCCGGTCAGCAGCTAACTTATACGCTCGCCAGTAAAGAAATATCACCGGCGATTACGGCTGATACGGGCGTGGTGCTTAGCTGGACGGGCAACCTACTACACTTTCGCAATACGCCGTTGAAAGAAGTATTTGAAGCTTTGGAAAGCCGCTACGGCGTTACGTTTGAGATAGCTGAGCCATTAACGCCGCAAACGATCAGCGGCAAGTTTAGCAGCCGTTCACTGGAAGAAATATTATCCTTAATAGAAAAAACAACAGATGTTAAATTCAAACTGCAGGAGAAACGTGTAACAGTTACGAGATAA
- a CDS encoding RNA polymerase sigma factor yields MDLLNRLRSGDELAFKTIFDTYWQSVYNVLLKYTASEADAEELTQDIFYSLWQRREELCLQSELSHYLHGSAKLKAFQHLRNQHRSQQRINRIPTPVETLETRQPMAYKELELGFSQAIDELPEPGKEIFLLSQSERLSQKEIAEKTGRSVQMVKYYVSNARHQLKEKLKHHL; encoded by the coding sequence ATGGATTTACTAAACAGGCTTAGGAGCGGGGATGAGCTGGCCTTCAAAACCATCTTCGATACTTACTGGCAAAGCGTGTATAACGTACTGCTTAAATACACTGCGTCCGAAGCGGATGCGGAGGAATTAACGCAGGACATCTTCTATTCGTTATGGCAACGGAGAGAAGAACTTTGCCTGCAATCCGAGCTTTCCCATTACCTGCATGGTTCCGCCAAATTGAAGGCTTTTCAGCACCTGCGAAATCAGCATCGCAGTCAGCAGCGCATCAATCGCATACCCACGCCCGTTGAGACTTTGGAAACGCGGCAGCCGATGGCCTATAAGGAGCTGGAACTCGGGTTCAGCCAGGCGATCGACGAACTGCCGGAACCTGGCAAAGAGATTTTCCTCCTCAGCCAATCTGAACGTCTATCCCAAAAAGAGATTGCAGAAAAAACCGGACGGTCGGTGCAGATGGTGAAGTATTATGTAAGCAATGCCCGTCATCAACTTAAAGAGAAATTGAAGCACCACCTGTAG
- the ygiD gene encoding 4,5-DOPA dioxygenase extradiol, giving the protein MRLQEFKNITDTFSSTAQMPVLFIGHGSPMNGIEDNPFSQSWRKMGEEIETPTAVLVISAHWLTQGTKITAMPNPKTIHDFGGFPQALFDVQYPSPGSPELAKETSQLIKSTHVGLDHEWGLDHGTWTVVRHMYPKANIPVLQLSIDYSKPAEYHYQLAKELAELRKKGVLIIGSGNMVHNLRMIAWDKMQQPEYGYDWAIEMNNKFKQLITDGNHQPLIHYEQMGTAAKYAIPTPDHYYPLMYILGLQGQKEQAHFFNDKAVMGSLTMTSVKIGKV; this is encoded by the coding sequence ATGAGACTACAGGAATTTAAAAATATCACCGACACCTTTAGCAGCACGGCGCAAATGCCCGTGCTGTTTATCGGTCACGGCTCGCCGATGAACGGCATTGAAGACAACCCGTTTTCGCAAAGCTGGCGGAAAATGGGAGAGGAGATCGAAACACCCACTGCGGTGTTAGTGATTTCCGCGCACTGGTTAACGCAGGGCACAAAAATAACCGCCATGCCGAACCCGAAAACCATCCACGATTTCGGCGGCTTTCCGCAAGCGCTGTTTGATGTGCAATATCCTTCGCCCGGCAGCCCGGAATTGGCAAAGGAAACGTCCCAGCTGATCAAATCGACGCATGTGGGCCTTGATCACGAATGGGGACTTGATCATGGCACCTGGACTGTTGTAAGACATATGTACCCCAAGGCGAACATCCCGGTTTTACAACTCAGCATCGATTATAGCAAACCCGCTGAATATCATTACCAGCTTGCGAAAGAGCTGGCGGAACTGCGAAAAAAAGGAGTGCTGATCATCGGCAGCGGTAACATGGTACATAACCTGCGCATGATTGCGTGGGATAAAATGCAACAACCAGAATACGGCTACGACTGGGCGATTGAAATGAATAACAAGTTTAAGCAGCTGATTACGGATGGCAATCACCAACCGCTGATCCACTATGAGCAGATGGGTACCGCTGCCAAATACGCTATTCCTACGCCCGATCACTATTATCCGCTGATGTACATCCTTGGTTTACAGGGCCAAAAGGAACAGGCGCACTTCTTTAATGATAAAGCGGTAATGGGCTCCCTTACGATGACCTCCGTTAAAATCGGTAAAGTATAA